GCGTCAGGCAGCCCACCCATATCCTTGATACCACCCAGAGAATTTTCCAGCTTGACCAGTTCGCGAGTACGCATCAGCGCCTCTTTCTTGGTCAGCTTGTCGAAGGTGCCGTCTTGAGACTGGATTTCCAGATCCTTCAAACGCTTGATCGACTGACGAACCGTCTTCCAGTTAGTCAGCATACCGCCCAACCAGCGATGGTTGACGAAGTACTGGTCGCAGTTGTGCGCAGCTTCTTTTACCGCTTCGCTTGCTGCGCGCTTGGTACCAACGAACAGGATCTTGCCTTTACGAGAAGCGATCTTGGTCAGTTCAGCCAGAGCGGCGTTGAACATGGGTACAGTCTGCTCAAGGTTGATGATGTGAACCTTGTTACGCGCACCGAAGATGAAAGGCTTCATTTTCGGGTTCCAGTAACGGGTCTGGTGACCGAAGTGAACACCCGCCTTGAGCATATCGCGCATGGAAACAGTTGCCATGATTAAACCTCTATAGAGTTAGTTGGGGTTATGCCTCCACGTATCCCATAACGCCGACTTTGGGGTGACGGGTCACCGCAAAGCACCCCGGCGGATGTGCCGATACGTGTGTGTTATTTACACAATGAGAGTGCAGTTAAAGTATTTTCGGCCATTTTCGCCATCGTCACGAGGACACAGAACAGCGGATCTGCCGGCGCGCTTTATACCACAAACTCACTTTAGACACCAACTTTTGTTGCATTTGGCCGATAGCCGGGAAATGAAATTTGGCAGCCCCCAGCCGGGCTGATACCATAAGCCACAGCTTCTTATTTTTTGTCGACGACAACGACACCTGCGGACGAATTTCATGGCAATTTCAATCAAAACACCTGATGACATCCAAAAAATGCGCGTGGCCGGCCATCTGGCTGCCGAAGTGCTGGAGATCATCGAGCCGCATGTCAAACCTGGCGTGACCACCGGCGAGCTGGATCGTATTTGTCACGCGCACATCACCCACGAGCAGCAAGCCATCTCCGCCTGCCTCGGCTACCACGGCTTCCCGAAATCCGTATGTATCTCGGTGAATGAAGTGGTGTGCCATGGCATTCCAAGCGATGACAAAATGCTGAAAGATGGCGATATCGTCAATATCGATGTGACGGTGATTAAAGACGGCTTCCACGGCGATACTTCAAAAATGTTCATCGTCGGCAAACCGACCATCCTGGGTGAGCGCCTGTGTCGTATCACTCAGGAAAGCC
The sequence above is drawn from the Serratia symbiotica genome and encodes:
- the rpsB gene encoding 30S ribosomal protein S2 translates to MATVSMRDMLKAGVHFGHQTRYWNPKMKPFIFGARNKVHIINLEQTVPMFNAALAELTKIASRKGKILFVGTKRAASEAVKEAAHNCDQYFVNHRWLGGMLTNWKTVRQSIKRLKDLEIQSQDGTFDKLTKKEALMRTRELVKLENSLGGIKDMGGLPDALFVIDADHEHIAIKEANNLGIPVFSIVDTNSDPDGVDFIIPGNDDAIRAVNLYLTAVATAVREGRSQDLAVQAEESFVEAE
- the map gene encoding type I methionyl aminopeptidase; the protein is MAISIKTPDDIQKMRVAGHLAAEVLEIIEPHVKPGVTTGELDRICHAHITHEQQAISACLGYHGFPKSVCISVNEVVCHGIPSDDKMLKDGDIVNIDVTVIKDGFHGDTSKMFIVGKPTILGERLCRITQESLYLALKMVKPGIRLRTLGKEIQKFVEAEKFSVVREYCGHGIGEGFHEEPQVLHYDADDAGVVLQAGMAFTIEPMVNAGDYRIRIMKDGWTVKTKDRSLSAQYEHTIVVTDNGCEIMTWRKDDTIPKIITHEV